Proteins from one Bacteroides zhangwenhongii genomic window:
- a CDS encoding RagB/SusD family nutrient uptake outer membrane protein, whose translation MKFYSIKSIILVSALILFGGCIGDLDVMPLDPNIMTAEDAYSTPESYTQGLKKIYSVWALSGQKDAGSSDLSDLNAGNTVLLRCWWTLQESTTDEVKCAWSDSWVPQVNGLSWNTAKVESMEGLYHRSMYIVSIANDFLKQLNNAPDEVDRERYRAEARFCRALAYYVLMDAFANPPFVTEETTSTLPEQINRKDLFSWLEKELTAIRSLLPEQTDEYGRADQHTVEFLLARMYLNAEVYTGTPRYTDCITYCKHILGSNDYSLADNYAELFMADNGENTNARKEIIFPVLADGNTTQSYGIGAIIVGSRSSSEGTVVNYGCNGGWDGFRSTGNLIRAFEYEAEESAWTADNLNSHDNRAIFYSTGRSLDIKTSSIGTFTTEGWSVFKFTNLNSDGTPGKNSVFPDTDFPLFRLADVYLMYAESVARGGEGGSESQAVTYIQDLRKRAKTGYSQVDAAWLKASASINGSTASVNFGNILNERCRELYWEATRRTDLIRYGLFTSNTYTWAEKGGVITGVGVDKRYNLFPIPVSDISVNGNLQQNEGY comes from the coding sequence ATGAAATTCTATTCTATAAAATCGATCATATTGGTTTCCGCCCTCATTTTATTCGGCGGATGTATAGGTGATTTGGACGTGATGCCTCTCGATCCGAATATCATGACGGCCGAAGACGCCTATTCTACTCCCGAAAGCTACACACAGGGATTGAAAAAGATCTATTCGGTATGGGCCCTCTCCGGACAAAAAGATGCGGGTTCTTCGGATTTGAGTGATTTGAATGCCGGTAACACAGTACTCCTGCGTTGTTGGTGGACACTGCAAGAAAGTACTACAGACGAAGTAAAATGCGCCTGGTCGGATAGCTGGGTACCGCAAGTTAACGGGTTATCCTGGAATACAGCTAAGGTGGAATCAATGGAAGGGCTTTACCACCGTTCTATGTACATCGTAAGTATTGCAAATGATTTTCTGAAACAACTGAACAATGCCCCCGACGAAGTAGACCGGGAACGTTATCGTGCCGAAGCACGTTTCTGCCGTGCTTTAGCCTACTACGTGCTGATGGATGCTTTTGCCAATCCACCTTTTGTCACAGAAGAAACAACCTCGACGCTACCGGAGCAAATCAATCGCAAAGACCTATTCAGCTGGCTAGAAAAGGAACTTACTGCTATTCGTAGTCTCCTTCCCGAACAGACAGACGAATACGGACGTGCAGATCAACATACCGTTGAGTTCCTATTGGCACGTATGTATCTCAATGCCGAAGTTTATACAGGAACACCCCGTTATACTGACTGTATCACTTATTGCAAACATATTCTGGGCAGTAATGACTATTCATTGGCAGACAATTATGCCGAACTTTTTATGGCAGACAACGGAGAAAATACCAATGCCAGAAAAGAAATCATTTTCCCGGTATTGGCTGACGGCAACACTACTCAGTCCTATGGAATAGGAGCTATCATTGTCGGCTCGCGTTCAAGTAGCGAAGGCACTGTTGTCAACTACGGATGCAACGGTGGATGGGATGGCTTCCGCTCTACAGGAAATCTGATACGTGCGTTCGAATATGAAGCGGAAGAATCAGCCTGGACCGCCGACAATTTAAATTCACACGACAACCGTGCCATCTTTTATAGCACAGGACGTTCATTGGATATCAAAACCTCATCTATCGGTACATTTACCACAGAAGGTTGGTCGGTATTCAAATTCACGAACCTGAACAGTGACGGTACTCCGGGAAAGAATTCCGTATTCCCTGACACAGACTTTCCACTATTCCGTCTGGCTGATGTATATCTGATGTATGCGGAATCCGTAGCCCGTGGTGGAGAAGGGGGAAGCGAATCCCAAGCTGTGACATACATACAGGACTTGCGCAAACGTGCCAAAACCGGTTATAGCCAAGTGGATGCAGCTTGGTTGAAGGCTTCCGCATCCATTAATGGAAGCACTGCCAGCGTAAACTTTGGAAATATCTTAAACGAACGTTGTCGTGAACTTTATTGGGAAGCCACCCGCCGTACCGATTTAATCCGTTACGGACTGTTTACCTCGAATACTTATACGTGGGCTGAAAAAGGAGGAGTTATCACCGGAGTAGGTGTAGACAAACGCTACAATCTTTTCCCCATACCTGTAAGCGATATCAGCGTTAATGGTAATTTACAACAAAACGAAGGTTATTAA
- a CDS encoding glycoside hydrolase family 97 protein, producing MKKNLLLIAFLCISFITNAQQKLTSPDGNLVMTFQVNKEGAPTYDLIYKGKTVIKPSTLGLELKKEDNTRTDFDWVDRRDLTKLDSKTNLYNGFELKDAKTDTFDETWQPVWGEEKEIRNHYNELAVTLYQPMNERSILIRFRLFNDGLGFRYEFPQQKSLNYFVIKEEHSQFAMSGDHTAFWIPGDYDTQEYDYTISRLSEIRGLMKQAITPNSSQTPFSPTGVQTALMMKTDDGLYINLHEAALIDYSCMHLNLDDKNMIFESWLTPDAKGDKGYMQTPCHTPWRTVIVSDDARNILASRITLNLNEPCKLPDATSWVKPVKYIGVWWDMITGKGSWAYTDELTSVKLGETDYSKTKPNGKHSANTANVKRYIDFAAANGFDAVLVEGWNEGWEDWFGNSKDYVFDFVTPYPDFDVKEIHRYAASKGVKMMMHHETSASARNYERHMDKAYQFMVDNGYNSVKSGYVGNIIPRGEHHYGQWMNNHYLYAVKKAADYKIMVNAHEAVRPTGICRTYPNLIGNESARGTEYESFGGNKVYHTTILPFTRLVGGPMDYTPGIFETHCNKMNPANNSQVRSTIARQLALYVTMYSPLQMAADIPENYERFMDAFQFIKDVAIDWDESKYLEAEPGEYITIARRAKGTNDWYIGCTAGEKGHESKLSFDFLEPGKKYEATIYADAKDASWDKNPQAYVITKKKINNKSKLTLKAAIGGGYAISVKEIK from the coding sequence ATGAAAAAGAATCTTTTACTCATTGCATTCCTCTGTATTTCATTTATAACGAATGCGCAGCAGAAACTGACTTCACCGGATGGAAATCTGGTAATGACCTTTCAGGTAAACAAGGAAGGTGCTCCAACGTACGATTTGATTTATAAAGGCAAAACGGTTATCAAACCCAGTACTTTAGGTTTAGAATTAAAGAAAGAAGACAATACCCGGACAGACTTCGACTGGGTAGACCGTAGAGATCTCACCAAACTTGACTCAAAAACAAATCTTTATAACGGTTTTGAACTAAAGGATGCAAAGACCGATACATTCGATGAAACATGGCAACCGGTATGGGGAGAAGAAAAAGAAATCCGTAATCATTATAATGAATTGGCAGTGACACTATACCAGCCGATGAATGAGCGCTCCATCCTGATCCGTTTCCGCTTATTCAATGACGGTCTGGGATTCCGTTACGAGTTCCCTCAACAAAAATCATTGAATTATTTCGTTATTAAAGAAGAACATTCCCAGTTTGCCATGTCAGGCGACCATACCGCTTTTTGGATACCGGGCGATTATGATACGCAGGAATATGATTATACTATCTCCCGCTTATCGGAAATCAGAGGGTTGATGAAACAGGCAATCACTCCCAATTCGTCTCAAACTCCTTTCTCACCGACAGGTGTGCAGACTGCTCTTATGATGAAAACGGATGATGGTCTTTACATCAACCTTCACGAGGCAGCTCTCATCGATTATTCTTGTATGCACCTCAACCTGGACGATAAAAACATGATATTCGAATCTTGGCTGACTCCGGATGCAAAAGGGGACAAAGGATATATGCAGACACCTTGCCATACACCATGGCGTACTGTCATTGTCAGTGATGATGCACGCAACATCCTTGCATCCCGTATTACTCTCAACCTGAACGAACCATGCAAGTTGCCGGATGCAACCTCTTGGGTAAAACCTGTGAAATATATCGGTGTGTGGTGGGATATGATAACCGGAAAGGGCTCATGGGCCTATACCGATGAGCTGACTAGTGTAAAACTGGGTGAAACAGATTATTCAAAAACCAAACCTAACGGCAAACATTCCGCTAACACCGCTAATGTAAAACGTTATATCGATTTCGCTGCCGCCAACGGTTTTGACGCAGTACTGGTAGAAGGATGGAACGAAGGTTGGGAAGACTGGTTCGGTAACAGCAAAGATTATGTATTCGATTTCGTCACTCCGTATCCCGATTTCGACGTAAAAGAGATTCATCGTTATGCCGCAAGTAAAGGTGTCAAAATGATGATGCACCATGAAACTTCCGCATCAGCCCGTAACTACGAACGTCATATGGATAAAGCTTATCAATTTATGGTGGATAACGGCTATAACTCTGTAAAGAGCGGTTATGTCGGCAATATTATTCCCCGTGGCGAGCACCATTACGGACAATGGATGAATAATCATTATCTGTATGCGGTGAAGAAAGCAGCAGACTACAAGATTATGGTGAATGCTCACGAAGCAGTACGCCCGACAGGTATCTGCCGCACTTATCCGAACTTGATCGGTAATGAATCCGCTCGTGGAACAGAATATGAGTCATTCGGAGGCAACAAAGTATACCATACTACAATCCTTCCATTCACCCGTCTGGTTGGAGGACCGATGGATTATACTCCGGGAATCTTCGAAACACATTGCAACAAAATGAATCCGGCTAATAATTCTCAGGTTCGCTCTACTATCGCCCGCCAACTGGCATTGTATGTAACTATGTACAGCCCATTGCAGATGGCCGCTGATATTCCTGAAAATTACGAGCGTTTCATGGATGCTTTCCAATTTATCAAGGATGTAGCTATTGATTGGGATGAAAGTAAATATCTGGAAGCGGAACCAGGAGAATATATCACGATAGCCCGTCGTGCCAAAGGAACGAATGACTGGTATATAGGTTGCACTGCCGGAGAAAAGGGACATGAGTCTAAATTAAGCTTTGACTTCCTCGAACCTGGGAAAAAATATGAAGCTACCATTTATGCTGACGCTAAAGATGCAAGTTGGGACAAAAATCCGCAAGCATACGTTATCACAAAAAAGAAAATAAACAACAAAAGCAAACTTACACTGAAAGCTGCAATAGGCGGAGGATACGCCATCTCAGTCAAAGAGATAAAATAA
- a CDS encoding SusE domain-containing protein, with product MKTIYGYIGILIAACLLQACESDLDKAYYSDGQAQPAVLEALPETYTINPLQQNEVALTFKWSVPQMGYNASITNNLEMDIKGENNFGDKKVILSSLVGNNSTVSFTNKELNDYVLSLFKNYAGEAGIYTIETVHLEFRVTSVISEAKAPLVSNIVSSTVTPYDNENTGYKAAVITSTDISELVLAAGQKEETALPLTWQQAYLGDNASISYAIEINLPKTNTEYNWSKKVTVKTTQETSYNLTHQDLNDALVSLLAKYSKEVGKTEINLSVSATKSGYIKALASEPLTISITPYVATPTFTTVPENMDLTSGTSYSLAWEAVEGAKYQVEMDIKDAEFSQKAILESGLTSTNLDINNAILSKAIKYLKIAHNAVTLSAEQEIEFRVRAYFGNTETGVLSEAKTVAMTYDNSENTPEVFYLVGEYCAWKHDQTQKLYKTESGSYKGHIIAKNLYEGWKITDQPNWNGRNWGAPINSGILTLGNDSKNITSYGGNNNTSYTVEFNPNNGRLTMSNEEKSWMLLGEHNNYSFSDESKMEIVYDESNKKWYLQKKGVKMQAGNTWQIRSQMLNMEVTPQNTEGHFETDVTDESQFTVSQTGNYEIRWYFNEPTPYVIVIKE from the coding sequence ATGAAAACAATATACGGATATATAGGTATACTGATCGCAGCTTGTTTATTACAAGCCTGTGAAAGTGACTTAGACAAAGCCTATTATAGCGACGGACAGGCTCAGCCTGCTGTATTGGAGGCTTTACCGGAAACATATACCATCAACCCGCTTCAACAAAATGAAGTTGCACTGACGTTCAAGTGGAGTGTACCCCAAATGGGATATAATGCATCGATCACGAACAATCTGGAGATGGATATAAAAGGCGAAAACAACTTCGGAGATAAAAAAGTAATCTTATCTTCGTTGGTAGGCAATAACTCGACTGTTTCATTTACGAATAAAGAGTTGAATGACTATGTACTGTCTCTATTCAAGAATTATGCTGGTGAAGCAGGAATATACACCATAGAAACCGTTCATCTGGAATTTCGTGTAACCTCTGTCATTTCAGAGGCGAAAGCTCCTCTTGTTTCAAATATCGTTTCTTCCACTGTCACTCCATACGACAATGAAAATACAGGCTACAAAGCAGCGGTCATCACATCAACAGACATTAGCGAACTAGTTTTAGCGGCCGGTCAGAAAGAAGAAACGGCATTACCCTTAACGTGGCAACAGGCTTATTTGGGTGATAATGCAAGTATCAGCTATGCAATAGAAATAAATCTGCCCAAAACAAACACGGAATATAATTGGAGTAAGAAAGTGACTGTCAAGACTACTCAAGAAACCTCATACAATCTGACTCACCAAGATCTGAATGATGCACTTGTCAGTCTATTGGCAAAATATAGTAAGGAAGTAGGAAAAACAGAAATCAACCTCTCTGTTTCAGCTACTAAGAGCGGATATATCAAAGCGTTGGCTTCCGAACCTCTGACTATCAGCATCACTCCGTATGTAGCTACTCCGACATTCACTACTGTTCCGGAAAATATGGATTTAACTTCCGGCACTTCTTATTCTCTAGCATGGGAAGCTGTAGAAGGAGCTAAATACCAAGTGGAAATGGATATAAAAGACGCAGAATTCTCACAAAAAGCAATATTGGAAAGCGGTTTGACCAGTACAAACCTAGATATAAACAATGCAATCTTAAGTAAGGCCATCAAATACCTAAAAATAGCACATAATGCAGTAACGCTTAGTGCAGAACAGGAGATAGAGTTTCGGGTAAGAGCTTATTTCGGCAATACTGAGACAGGAGTATTATCAGAAGCAAAAACTGTAGCGATGACTTATGATAATAGCGAGAATACACCGGAAGTATTCTATCTAGTAGGAGAATACTGTGCTTGGAAACACGATCAAACTCAAAAGCTATATAAAACAGAAAGTGGTTCGTACAAAGGACACATTATTGCAAAAAATCTTTATGAAGGGTGGAAAATCACAGACCAACCCAATTGGAATGGTAGAAATTGGGGAGCTCCAATCAATAGTGGAATCTTGACTCTAGGTAACGACAGCAAAAATATCACTTCTTACGGCGGTAACAACAATACCAGCTACACCGTAGAATTTAATCCAAACAACGGTCGTCTCACTATGAGCAATGAAGAAAAGTCATGGATGTTATTAGGTGAACATAACAATTATTCTTTCAGTGATGAGTCCAAAATGGAAATCGTTTATGATGAAAGTAATAAAAAATGGTATTTACAAAAGAAAGGAGTGAAGATGCAAGCCGGAAATACGTGGCAAATACGTTCACAGATGTTGAACATGGAAGTGACTCCACAAAATACCGAAGGACATTTCGAAACGGATGTTACCGACGAAAGCCAATTTACCGTAAGCCAAACCGGCAATTACGAGATACGTTGGTATTTCAACGAACCGACTCCTTACGTAATAGTCATTAAAGAATAA
- a CDS encoding DUF6377 domain-containing protein: MRNIAYCVLSFLLVGSVSMFAKQTDNVAALKKLDDIINKKETYQIQKEKEIEGLKLQLAHSNASADKYRLYGSLFDAYLHYQADSALHYINKKQQVLPQLNRPELDNKIIIDRATVLGVMGMYIEAIEELERMNPTKLDKETLLAYYQTYRACYGWLADYTTNKEAKKKYLEKTDLYRDSIISVMSPEINRTIVLAEKCIVSGKADTALVILDEALKEAVDERQKVYIYYTLSEAYGMKKDSEKEVYYLILTAIADLESSVREYASLQKLAHLMYELGDIDRAYKYLSCSMEDAVACNARLRFIEVTEFFPIIDKAYKLKEEKEQAVSRAMLISVSMLSLFLLIAIFFLYRWMKKLSAMRRDLSLANRQMLAVNKELEQTGKIKEVYIARYLDRCVNYLDKLEMYRRSLAKLAMASRIEDLFKAIKSEQFIKDERNEFYNEFDKSFLKLFPNFISAFNDLLVEEGRIYPKSDELLTTELRIFALIRLGVVDSNKIAHFLGYSLATIYNYRSRMRNRAAGDKERFEQDVMNL; this comes from the coding sequence ATGAGAAATATAGCCTATTGTGTATTGTCTTTTCTTTTGGTTGGTTCTGTTTCAATGTTTGCAAAACAGACAGATAATGTGGCAGCTCTTAAAAAGCTGGACGACATCATAAATAAAAAGGAGACTTATCAGATTCAGAAAGAAAAGGAAATTGAAGGCTTGAAGTTGCAATTGGCTCATTCAAATGCCTCTGCCGACAAATATCGTCTATACGGTTCCTTATTTGATGCTTATCTTCATTATCAGGCTGATTCTGCCCTTCATTATATAAATAAGAAACAGCAGGTGCTTCCGCAACTGAATCGTCCTGAATTGGACAATAAGATTATTATTGATCGTGCAACGGTATTAGGGGTAATGGGAATGTATATTGAAGCTATTGAGGAATTGGAGAGGATGAATCCGACGAAGCTGGACAAAGAAACCTTGTTGGCTTATTATCAGACTTATCGTGCTTGTTATGGTTGGCTGGCTGATTACACCACTAATAAGGAAGCGAAAAAGAAATATCTCGAAAAAACAGATTTATACCGGGATTCTATTATTAGTGTAATGTCACCGGAAATCAACAGAACGATTGTTCTGGCAGAGAAATGTATCGTCAGTGGTAAGGCGGATACTGCTTTGGTGATACTTGATGAGGCTTTGAAAGAGGCGGTTGACGAACGGCAGAAAGTGTATATCTACTATACATTGTCTGAAGCGTACGGTATGAAGAAGGATTCTGAGAAAGAAGTTTATTATCTCATATTGACAGCTATTGCAGATTTGGAATCTTCGGTCAGGGAGTATGCCTCTTTGCAAAAGTTGGCACATCTGATGTATGAACTAGGGGATATTGACCGTGCTTATAAGTACTTGAGTTGTTCGATGGAAGATGCCGTAGCCTGCAATGCCCGTTTGAGGTTTATTGAAGTGACGGAGTTTTTCCCGATTATCGATAAGGCTTATAAGTTGAAAGAAGAGAAAGAACAAGCCGTTTCCAGAGCGATGCTTATTAGTGTCAGTATGTTGTCTTTATTTCTTTTGATAGCTATTTTCTTTTTGTATCGCTGGATGAAGAAACTGTCTGCTATGCGTCGTGATTTGAGTTTGGCTAACCGGCAGATGTTGGCTGTGAACAAAGAACTGGAGCAGACAGGCAAGATAAAAGAAGTATATATCGCCCGTTATTTGGACAGATGTGTGAACTATCTGGATAAGTTGGAGATGTATCGCCGCTCATTGGCTAAATTGGCTATGGCTTCCCGGATTGAGGATTTGTTTAAGGCTATAAAGTCCGAGCAGTTTATCAAAGATGAACGAAACGAGTTTTATAATGAGTTCGATAAGTCTTTCCTGAAACTTTTTCCGAATTTCATTTCCGCTTTCAATGATTTGTTGGTAGAGGAGGGACGGATATATCCGAAATCTGATGAACTGCTGACTACCGAACTTCGTATTTTTGCTCTTATCCGTTTGGGAGTGGTAGACAGTAATAAAATTGCTCATTTCTTGGGTTACTCATTGGCGACGATCTATAATTACCGTAGCCGGATGCGCAATAGGGCCGCTGGAGATAAGGAACGGTTTGAACAGGACGTGATGAATTTATAA
- a CDS encoding SusC/RagA family TonB-linked outer membrane protein, which yields MKTKKMNEPGKIMLLFLVAIMFTVQAVAQNLSVSGLVQDGTTGEGVIGANVVVKGTTNGTITDLDGKFKLQAKQGDIIVISFIGYKTQELPAAAQMKVALKDDSKQLDDVVVIGYGSVKKEDLSGSVVAIKAEEMNKGAVTSPEELIMGKVPGLAVAQGDGGPGSGSTLRIRSGSSLNASNDPLIVIDGIPVANNSAPGTPNALSTINPNDIETFTVLKDASATAIYGSRASNGVIIITTKKGTQGKIKVTYNSSYTFKDPYKRFETMNADEFRQAVTNQYAEGTALGDAARNLINLYPSQSTDWQDAIYQSGLSTDQNISVAGKAGFMPFRVSLGYNNERGTIKTSKYERYTASVNLSPKFFDDHLSVDINVKGTINKNRFADSGAVGAAAFFDPTKPIYGIDTEDPTYGSNLYNYNGYWNWSTGKNTPNTLSSANPLSLLYDVDNAGTTKRSLGNIQLDYKIHGLEDLHANLNVGYDVAKSTGGNYTVPGSFQTAKDSDFKNIGRGNDWNNLRRNHLLDFYLNYAKNIESIQSNINVMAGYSWQHFYYRDLSIYKSNVTENLGTKEGWTYNDDEGRYIQNNNTPSPWENYLVSFFGRLNYNFKERYLLTATLRQDGSSRFSKSNRWGLFPSAALAWSIINEPFMEKARDIMSNLKLRVGYGVTGQQEITDYLYITNYSLGNNTTSQYMGSYLLKPDGYSPDLKWEQTATYNVGIDYGFLNNRINGSIEYYQKRTKDLLNTVSVAAGSNFTNMITANVGSMKNEGLEFNINAVAIQTKDFSWELGYNVTWNTSKITKLTATYNPDYEGINAGSASYGSGTVLQKHQVGYAPSTYWLFQQVYDENGKPVQNAVVDRNNDGQITNDDRYMTKKSPMADVYMGLSSQFTYKNWDLGFNLRASIGNYVYNASAADNGSLNAFSNQGFITNYYKSAVESTGFTLTSSTEQKASDLFLENASFLKMDNITLGYTFKNLFTSKLSGRISASVQNVFTITKYSGLDPECNAIDQSLWPRPRTFSLGINLNF from the coding sequence ATGAAAACAAAAAAAATGAATGAACCGGGTAAAATAATGCTGCTATTTTTAGTAGCCATTATGTTTACGGTACAGGCAGTTGCACAAAACCTGTCAGTAAGTGGACTCGTCCAGGACGGTACCACCGGAGAGGGAGTTATCGGAGCAAATGTAGTAGTTAAAGGTACTACCAATGGCACCATTACCGATCTGGATGGGAAGTTTAAATTACAGGCCAAGCAAGGAGACATCATTGTCATTTCCTTCATCGGATATAAGACACAGGAATTACCGGCCGCAGCACAAATGAAAGTTGCTCTGAAAGATGATTCAAAACAGTTGGACGACGTAGTGGTCATCGGATATGGCTCCGTTAAGAAAGAAGACTTGAGCGGATCAGTCGTTGCCATTAAAGCTGAAGAGATGAACAAAGGTGCAGTCACTTCACCCGAAGAATTGATCATGGGAAAAGTTCCGGGATTGGCAGTCGCTCAAGGTGACGGTGGTCCGGGCTCAGGTTCTACGCTACGCATCCGTAGCGGTTCTTCTCTGAATGCCAGCAATGACCCGCTAATCGTCATAGACGGAATCCCTGTAGCCAACAATTCAGCTCCGGGTACACCGAATGCTTTATCGACCATTAATCCGAATGATATAGAAACTTTTACCGTATTAAAAGACGCATCAGCAACCGCCATCTACGGTTCACGTGCATCAAACGGCGTTATCATCATCACTACCAAGAAAGGGACACAAGGAAAAATCAAGGTAACTTATAACAGCAGTTATACTTTCAAAGATCCTTATAAGCGTTTTGAAACGATGAATGCAGACGAGTTCCGCCAGGCAGTGACGAACCAATATGCCGAAGGCACCGCTTTAGGCGATGCAGCACGCAATCTGATTAATCTCTACCCCTCACAGTCTACCGATTGGCAGGATGCTATCTATCAAAGTGGTTTGAGCACAGACCAAAATATATCCGTAGCAGGAAAAGCAGGATTCATGCCTTTCCGCGTGTCTTTAGGTTACAACAATGAACGAGGTACAATCAAGACATCCAAGTATGAAAGATACACCGCATCTGTCAATCTAAGTCCGAAGTTCTTTGATGATCATTTGAGTGTGGATATCAATGTAAAAGGAACGATTAACAAAAATCGTTTTGCTGATTCGGGAGCAGTAGGGGCAGCTGCTTTCTTTGACCCTACCAAACCAATCTATGGTATTGACACAGAAGACCCTACATACGGTAGTAATTTATATAACTATAACGGTTATTGGAACTGGAGTACCGGCAAGAATACTCCCAACACGCTTTCTTCCGCCAATCCGTTATCTTTACTCTACGATGTGGACAATGCGGGAACTACTAAACGAAGTCTCGGCAATATCCAGTTAGATTATAAAATACACGGATTAGAAGATTTGCATGCCAACTTGAACGTAGGTTATGACGTAGCAAAAAGCACAGGTGGAAACTATACCGTTCCCGGTTCTTTCCAAACAGCCAAAGACAGTGATTTCAAGAATATCGGACGTGGTAATGACTGGAACAATCTGCGCCGCAACCATTTGCTGGACTTTTATTTGAACTACGCCAAAAACATAGAATCCATTCAAAGCAATATCAATGTAATGGCCGGATATTCCTGGCAACATTTCTATTACAGAGACTTGAGCATTTACAAATCAAATGTTACCGAAAACCTGGGAACTAAAGAAGGATGGACTTATAACGACGATGAAGGACGTTACATACAAAACAATAACACTCCCTCACCTTGGGAAAATTATCTGGTTTCTTTCTTCGGACGACTGAATTACAACTTCAAAGAACGTTATTTGCTCACTGCAACGTTACGTCAGGACGGTTCCTCACGTTTCAGCAAGAGCAACCGTTGGGGACTCTTCCCCTCCGCAGCATTGGCATGGAGTATTATCAACGAACCGTTTATGGAAAAGGCACGTGATATTATGTCCAACTTGAAACTGCGTGTAGGATATGGTGTCACCGGTCAGCAGGAGATTACCGATTATCTCTATATCACTAACTACTCGCTGGGTAACAATACGACTTCACAATATATGGGTTCATATCTACTGAAACCGGATGGGTACAGCCCCGATTTGAAATGGGAACAGACTGCGACATACAATGTCGGCATCGACTACGGATTTCTGAACAATCGTATTAACGGTAGTATCGAATATTATCAGAAGCGTACGAAAGATTTATTGAACACAGTCAGCGTAGCGGCAGGAAGCAACTTTACCAATATGATAACAGCCAACGTGGGATCTATGAAAAACGAAGGTTTGGAATTCAATATCAATGCCGTAGCTATACAGACTAAAGATTTCTCTTGGGAATTAGGCTATAACGTGACTTGGAACACCAGCAAAATTACTAAGTTGACCGCTACCTACAATCCGGATTATGAAGGCATCAATGCCGGTTCTGCTTCATACGGTAGTGGCACAGTACTACAAAAGCACCAGGTAGGTTATGCCCCCTCCACTTACTGGCTCTTCCAACAGGTATACGACGAGAATGGAAAACCGGTACAAAACGCAGTGGTAGACCGCAATAACGACGGACAGATTACGAATGACGACCGGTATATGACTAAAAAGAGTCCGATGGCGGACGTATACATGGGACTGAGTTCGCAGTTTACATATAAGAATTGGGATCTGGGCTTCAATCTCCGTGCCAGTATCGGGAACTATGTCTACAACGCCAGTGCAGCGGACAACGGTTCACTGAATGCTTTCTCCAATCAAGGATTTATCACCAATTATTATAAATCGGCAGTAGAAAGCACCGGATTCACTCTCACCAGTTCTACCGAGCAAAAAGCAAGCGATCTCTTTTTGGAAAATGCTTCTTTCCTGAAGATGGATAACATTACTTTGGGATACACCTTCAAGAATTTGTTCACCAGCAAGTTATCCGGTCGGATCAGCGCATCGGTGCAGAATGTGTTTACTATCACCAAGTATTCCGGACTCGATCCAGAGTGCAACGCCATTGATCAAAGTCTATGGCCACGTCCACGCACGTTCTCTCTCGGAATCAATCTTAACTTTTAA